Part of the Bacillus sp. THAF10 genome is shown below.
AATTGTAGAATAAATCTCATCATCCAAGAAAAAGGATTTTTTGTTTAATAACTTTGAATGATCTAGATATAAATATTCTTTCATAAGCTCTAATTCCAGATCCTTTTGAACAGGTTTCTTTTTTAATCTCTTTTGATCTCTACTAACAAACTTTTTATCTTTTTTTAGAACAAGAATCTTATTAGTAATAATTCTACCCAAGGATTTCTCTGGATACTTATCCCTATATTTCCACAATCCTTCTTCAGTATCAAACTCAATCGCTGCACTTTTAAGTTTATTTTTTCAATGAATCATATAACTGAAAAAAGAAGAAAAATTCGCGAAGAGAAAATTAAAAAAATTGAGGATCAAGTGGATGAATTACTCAGTTTATTAAACAATGATAGTAAATAGTAGTCCACAAACAGGGCAGCTGACAGCTAAGTGTGTATATGTTACTCCCGTCTTCCCCCGTTAAAAATAGGAAGAGGTTTTATTTACTCAGTTTTATTCTCGTCTACTATTACTCATATTCAGATAAATCCGGTGGATAGGATGGAAATGATCGTTTTCCATATACCAGCCCGCCATCTATACCACACCGACCACAACTACACCTCTGAAAGTCGTGTTGATCTTTAGACTCTATTTTATCTTTACAATGCTTACATTGAATAAGGAATGTGTGACTTCATACTGGAGTCAGGAATCGGAAGGCGGAAGGAGAAAATATTATTCAATCACTGAAACCGGGAGTACTGTATTGGCAGACAAAACTAAAGAATTGGAAACAAATCAATAAGTTAATCGAAAATACAGTGGAAGGATTATCATGAAGAAGCTTGAGCGGTATGTGAAGGAGATAACGAAGGACCTGCCCGAAGATGAAAAAGAGGAATTGACGGAAGAGATTTACGGACACCTTCAGGACCATGTAAACGAGCTGCTAATCAAAGGACAATCTGAAAAAAAGGCAATCCGTTATGACATTAGAAATCCTATGCAATATTTTCTTACCTGCTTACGTTACGTCTGAGTTGTCTTTTTAATGCTTTACCTTCTTAGAAACTGCACTATACCTGTCGCTTTTTTCCTCTAAAATGAAGTGCAATTTCTATGGATTGTCATTATTCAGTAAGCTATTTAGTCATAATTATTATAATTAACAACTTGAGTGTGATAATGGCTATTTTCGCACTCTTGCTATAAGTAATATTATAAAAAAAGATATTTAGGCATAGCTACTTCCATTTTACTATCTCCAACATCTGAAGCTAGATGACGGGTGTACCATTCATATGTATCTTGTATAGAATAAAGTATCTCTATTATTGTTAATTCTGGATTTCTTTTCATATGATAAATTAATGTGCCTAACAACGAATTCACATACGCAAATAACCTTGCAGTAATTATATTTAAATTCGGTGGCATAAGTCCCCCAGAATGGACTAACTTATTTCGAATACGATAAATTCTGTTCAAATCGAATTTGATAGATTTCTCAGTGTACGTCATAAACTCTAATATATTTGTTGCATCTTTTAATAAAAAATTTATATCTGCAATTTCTCTTTGAATAATAATATTATCCTTTGATTCATAATACAAACAAGTTGATAAAGTTTTGTCAGACAAAAAGT
Proteins encoded:
- a CDS encoding helix-turn-helix transcriptional regulator; the encoded protein is MLTLNKECVTSYWSQESEGGRRKYYSITETGSTVLADKTKELETNQ